A region of the Candidatus Nanopelagicales bacterium genome:
CCGTCAAGTACGAAGTTCCAGTCAACATCGTTTTGGCCGTCGCCGAGAAAGAGGGTGGCAAGCCGGGCCAGTGGGTGCGCAACTCGAATGGCACACATGACGTTGGCCCGATGCAGTTCAACACAGCATACCTGGGCGACCTGGCCCGGTTCGGCATCACTGCGAACGATGTAGCTTGCGCCGGCTGCTACTCGTTCGACCTAGCCGCCTGGCGGTTGCGGATGCACATCCGCAACGACAAGGGCGACCTGTGGACTAAGGCTGCGAATTACCACTCGCGCACGAAGCAGTACAACGAGGTGTACCGGGCCGACTTGATGCGCAAGGCGTCAAAGTGGGCCAATTGGCTCGAAGCCCGGTTCGTCACGCTCGACGTGACGAGGGCAGGGGCCACGCCCTCGATACCCAGCCAGCCCACTCCGACGGGCACGGTGGTCCAACAGGACAAGGCGGAACTAGCACCCCAGCAGCAGGCCACCCCGAAGACCGCAGCAGCTCGCAGCGCAACGGTGGCCGGCTACGTGCCCCGCACGGTGTCTTTTAGGATGAACAATCAAGCGGAAACGAAGTGACCAAAACAGGCCTGAATTTCGAATTTCATACTGAACAGCGCTGTTCTTGCTGCGCTTGCCAAACTCTGAACTCAGGTAGTAGGGCCGACTCTAAGAAATTGTTCACTCTTGTTGTGGTACCAAATACCCGCCGCTGTTATCCGTTAAAAGTTTATTGAGCTCATCGCTTGCAAGAAGATTCTTCTCGCGGACCTTGCTCACAAAAAGACCGAATCCATGAGAACCCGGAATATCGGCACCATGCTCGGTTTTAAGTTTTATTATCCGTACAACATCCTGCTGCTGAAATATGGTGAATATTGGAAAGACCACCTTATCAAATATCGAGTTAGTTCTATCCCATGACCTTGACTTAGCAAGAAGCTGCATCACTCTCTCCTTGATAACTGACTCAAGCCCCTCAACATTTATGACCCCTGACAATTGATCCAACTCAAAATTAGAAACGCGCTTCTCTATAATAGGTTTTAATTCAATAAATTCTACCAAAACCCCCAATGCAGGGACCAAATCTTCATAGGAAGCTTTTTCAACGACTTGTGCAAGCTTGTCTTTGGAAGGTTGATCAATCAGATCCCACGCCCGGCTCACGGACGCAACGAGGTAGAGTACCCATTGAATCCGATCATCTTCCACATCCCTCACCACCTTATTCAACTGCAGACCGATCCGCGCTTCAAAAAGACCGGGTTTCAATTCATGTATTGCATTAAGCGCGGATACCACCCGCTTCTTCTGGTATAGAATATCTTCAAAAGCAAGAAATCCAAAAACAAGAGCGTCAATAGTAGAGTTTACAAGAGAGGTAGTTGGATTTTCCAATCCAGATTTTTTGAGCTGCAGGATAGCTCTACCAACATCCTCCGGAAAGTAATCTGACGCGACTATTTTTTTAATTCCTGAAATCGCCGCTTTGCCTTGAACAGGAGGCTGAGAAAGCACGTGTACAACTGCATTCCTGATATGCAGCCTTGCCTGTTCAGCAGACGGCTTATAAGGCACCCCTACTTGCTGAAAAGATGGGTGAGCGCACCGATGCCGATCTTCCTTTAGCCGATATAAGTCTAGGATCTGTTGCTGGTCGAAGAACTGCAGTTTTTCTCGACACGCATTGATAATTTCTCGCTCAAACTCAAGACCCTTAGCAACCCCCTGCGCGTTTCCCTCATTTATTTTATCAATGTACGTCTGAAACTTAGATTCCAGTTCCCGAGCGGCAGCATCACCAGCCACCGCCAGATCTCTAATCTTATCGATAAGATCAAAAACCACAGCAATCCAGGTGCTAACTATAGCAGCCCGATACGCGCCAGCTCTGTAGCATAGAGTAGCTTCCGCGATGTAATCCCTAGACTGCTCAGACCTACAACGCAGCGATAAAGATTCAATATCAGCAAGGGTTTCGTTCAATTTTCAGATATCCTTTAACGAACTGCAGGTCGAAAAATTTTGAAATCAAAATTACACCACCCAATTCCAACAATAGATTTCCCATTAAGATAGGACCGATTTCAGCATTTCTTGACGCCTGCGGCGCGGGATCTATGGGCTAAACCTGAGACTTCTCGCCCTTGGCGTATGATTTTTTCCGAATTCTGAGACGACCCCAATATGCACTCCGCTCGATCTCACCGACATCCTACATCGTCACACGCCACCCGACAGGAGCCGTTAACCGACAGACGGTTCGAAGATTTGCTGCAGCAAGCCAATGCCTTCTTTGCACAGGCCGAAAGAGATCCAGAGGCGGTGCGGCAGGAGATCATTGCGGAGATCGTTGACACCATGAAGCGCTACGGCCTCACGGTGGAGGATCTGCGAACGACCCGTTGAGCCCGTTCAGGAAGCGCTGGAAGTCCGCGTCACGGTTGCCGTACCAGGCAGCGTAGCGGCTGCTTTCAGCCAGCTTCTGGCTCGCGATATGGGCGTGGATCTTCGCGACCAGCCAGGGCTCGAACCGGTCACAGGCCAGGGGAATCGTCAGCCAGGACGACCAGACGCATTCCTCGTCCGCCAGGAGGTAGACCGCAGCGCCTGCCGGGAGAGCTTCACGCATCTCGTGCTGGGGGTGGCCGACGGTCAGCCCCCAGCCGTCAGGGCGGCTGAAAGGCACCGCGCGCGTAATCGGCCGCCACAGCAGATAGATCCATTGCTCGGGATAGCGGGTGTCCTCCTCCTCGCCTTCGACCAGATGCTCCGCACACAGCTGCAGGGCGGCGCCGCACCAGTGGCCCGGCTCCCAGCTGTCGGTGAAGATGATGCTGCCTGCCATCAGGGCCGCGCAGCGTAAACCCGGTCGAACACCGCTTCCAGACCGGGATGTATGCCGCGCAGGCCGGCGACCACGTGGGCGGCCCAGTCGAAGTAGGCCTGCTTGCGCTCGGTGGACCAGTCCGCTGGCGGCGAGGCCTGAATGTCGCGCAGGTTGCTGATCTTGTCGGCCAGCTTGACGAGCTGGGCCGCAGGCGAGAGGTGCGGCGCGTGCTCGACCTGGCGCTGCTTGCGCGCAGGCTTGTCCAGCGACTTGTCGTCGGTCACTTCCAGCACGACCGATGCGACGTCGGGGCCGAAAAGCTCCCGCAACTCGTCGGCCGTGGTTTCGGTGTCCTCGATCGTGTCGTGCAGCACCGCCGCGCACAGCACCACCAGATCATCAATGCCGCCCTCGTTGGCCAGCACATTGGCCAGCGCGATCGGATGGTTGATATAGGGCGAAGCCTCGGCGTCCTTGCGCCGCTGGTTGCGGTGCGTGTCGGCGGCGAAGGCGACGGCCTGGACGAAAGCACCGAACTGAGGGGATGTGTTCTGCATGTCGGATTTAAAAGCGTCTAGCCAAGCTTCGACTGTAAGGCTAACCTGCGCGCACCTGGTCGATCTGAAGTGCAACACCTGACCTGCCGTAAGGTAAGCCGATGTCGCCACAGCCCAGAACCTACCGCCAGCTATAGCCCGAAGACCGTGTGACCCTCGCCAGCCTGAAGCAGCAGAACTACAGCGTGCGTGAAATCGCCAGCGTGCTTGGTCGCTCGGCCAGCACTGTCAGTCGGGAACTGCGCCGCAACGCCAGTGCCGGTCACTACGGCAGCGCCACAGCCCAGCATTCTTGTCAGCATCGTCGTGAGCAGTCCCGGCCTTTGCGCAAACTGCATTCCGACGCCATCTTGTTTTGCCTCGTGCAGCAATGGCTACGACAACGCTGGTCGCCCGAGCAGATTGCCCTGACACTGGCACGCATCTACCCCAAGGGCCATGAGTACCGCGTGTCGCACGAAACCATCTACCACTGCATCTATGCCCAACCCGTAGGCGAGCTCCGCAAGGACCTGATTGCCTGCCTACGCCAGGCGCGCAACAAGCGCGTACCGCACAGCAAGGGCAAGGACCGACGGGGCCAGATCCCTGACATGCTCAGCATCCACCTGCGCCCGCCCGAGGTGGAAGACCGCCAGTTTCCCGGCCATTGGGAAGGCGACCTCATCAAGGGCGAAGGCAATGCCAGCGCGCGGTCGGCACTTTGGTCGAGCGCACCAGCCGGCTGCTGATCCTGGTCAAGCTGCCGCACCCCAAGCCCGCCAGTGCCGCCAACGTGCTGCAGGCCTTCACCGACAAGCTCAACGGCATTGCCCAGCCGATGCGCTTGAGCCTGACCTACGACCAGGGCCGCGAGATGGCCCTACACAAGAAACTGACCGAGCAGACCGGCGTGGCTGTCTACTTCTGCGACCCCCACAGCCCCTGGCAGCGCGACTCCAACGAGAACACCAATGGATTGGTTCGCCAGTACCTGCCCAAGGGCACCGACTTGTCGGGCTACAGCCAGGAGCAGCTTGATGCGATTGCCGACGAGATCAATCGCCGTCCGCGCAAGGGGCTCGGTGTACGATCACCGCTAGCCGTCTACCGCGAACTGCTCCTGAACAGCTTCCAGCACTCCACCCTCATTCACTGAAACCCTGGGTGTTGCGCTTCAGATTTGAATTCGCCATCAATAAAAATTTTGATTAACCTACACGGAGTTAAAATGTCAGCGGAGAATGAGAATACTGCAAAACTTGCTGAAGTTGCAGCAACAGAGCTATTTAGCGAGTTCTTCTGGGAGCGTAGTGGTCCTACGAATCATGATTGGCCGTGTGAGGATCAAAATCGGCACGACGTAAAAACACATCCATGCGATGTAGTTTATTACTATGATGAGCCATATTCTCCAGTCAGAACTTACGTCCATTGCGACCTAAAAAGTTATGCAAAGGGGACGATTCGCCCAGCATCGGTTAAGTCTGCCATAGAAAGTCTGGCAAAGCAGGTTGCCTGCGCCGACAAGAGTGACCGATGGCGAGAGCTGCACGGTCACGACCATGTAACCGCTTCAATTTGTGGGCTTTTGTTCGTATATAACCATGACGGGGAGTACGAAGCTGATTTCCAGAGAAATCTTCTTGGAATTAGCCCGGAATCCTTGCATCTTCCCAGAGGTGCAAAACTCTTCGTGCTGGGGCCGAAGGAAATATTTTGGTTAGACAACATCCGCGACGAAGTGCAGAGAATGCGAGGCAAGAGGCCAGCCGAGCTGCCATCGCATGAGTTCTGCAATTATTTCCATCCGCAGTTAAATCGGCGCGCGAATCTTCAGGCGAGAACAGCTAAAGCGGCAACACTGGAAATGCTGACGTCTCCAATAATTATTCTGGAGCATCGCGACCCAAAAGGGAGTGCAAAGCGGGGTGTTGTAGTTTTCTATTCTAGAAAAGGGGAGACTACGGATGAATTTATGTACTTGATTGATACTCTTCGCAAGTATGAGCTTTTGGACGATAATACATCTGTCACTATCAAGACGCTTGGAGCGTCGCCA
Encoded here:
- a CDS encoding transglycosylase SLT domain-containing protein, coding for MSFFADLPPHLQERVVCSISAAVKYEVPVNIVLAVAEKEGGKPGQWVRNSNGTHDVGPMQFNTAYLGDLARFGITANDVACAGCYSFDLAAWRLRMHIRNDKGDLWTKAANYHSRTKQYNEVYRADLMRKASKWANWLEARFVTLDVTRAGATPSIPSQPTPTGTVVQQDKAELAPQQQATPKTAAARSATVAGYVPRTVSFRMNNQAETK
- a CDS encoding HD domain-containing protein, which encodes MQNTSPQFGAFVQAVAFAADTHRNQRRKDAEASPYINHPIALANVLANEGGIDDLVVLCAAVLHDTIEDTETTADELRELFGPDVASVVLEVTDDKSLDKPARKQRQVEHAPHLSPAAQLVKLADKISNLRDIQASPPADWSTERKQAYFDWAAHVVAGLRGIHPGLEAVFDRVYAARP